The DNA region TTGCCGTTCACCTGGACGGGCATCTCGACCGCTTCTTCGGCCGCGACCGCCGCGTCCGAAGTCGGCCAGCCCGCCGCAACGATGCCGTCCGTGTGGCCGAGCATCTCCCAGAGCTCCTCGGCCATGTGTGGGGCGAACGGCGAGAGCAGGCGCACCAGGGCTTCGACGGCCTCGCGAGCCGCTGCGAGCGTGCTCGCGGGCACGTCGGTCCCGACCGGCTGCTCGGCGCCGGCGGCGCGCCGCCCCGGCTTGAAGAGTCCCGTGGCCTCGCCGAACGCGTAGAGCTCGTTGACGAGCACCATCAGGCCCGAGATGGCGGTGTTCAGCTGCACCCGCGGGTACAGGTCGCCTGTCACCTTCTCGACCGCCTGATGCGTCTTGCGGCGCAGCGCCCGCTCGACCTCGGAGAATTCGCCGACGCCGTCCACGGCCGGCGCCGTCGCCAGCGTCGCGGCCAGGGGCTCCACGAAGCGCCACACCCGCGTCAGGAAGCGATAGCTGCCCTCGAGGCCGGTGTCGGTCCACTCGACCTCCTTCTCCGGCGGCGCGACGAACATCACGTACAGGCGCAGCGCGTCGGCGCCGAACTTCGCGATCATCTCGTCCGGATCGACGACGTTGCCCTTGGACTTGGACATGACCTGTCCGTCCTTGAGCACCATGCCCTGCGTGAGCAGCCGGGCGAACGGCTCGTCGTGCGACACCATGCCGAGGTCGCGGAACACGCGCGCGAAGAACCGCGAGTAGATCAGGTGCAGGATCGCGTGCTCGACGCCGCCGCTGTAGAAGTCGACCGGCGCCCAGTAGTTGCACCTGGCCGGGTCGAAGGCCTGCTGGTCGTTCTTCGCGTCGGTGAACCGGTAGAAGTACCAGGACGAGTCGAAGAACGTGTCCATCGTATCGGTCTCGCGCCGCGCGGCGCCGCCGCACTTCGGGCACGAGACGTTGACGAACTCGGGCAGCTGCGCCAGCGGCGACTCGCCCTTGCCCGTGAACTCGACGATCTTGGGCAGCACCACCGGCAGCTGGTCGTCGGGCACCGGCACCACGCCGCACGTCGGGCAGTGGATCATCGGAATCGGCGTGCCCCAGTAGCGCTGTCGCGAGACGCCCCAGTCCTTGAGTCGGTACTGGATCGTCTTCTTGCCGATCCCCCGTGCCTCGGCCGACGCGGCCATCTTCTGCCACGCCTGCTCGGTGGGCAGGCCCGAGAACTCGTCGGAGTTGACGCTCACGCCGTACTCGGTGAACGCCTCCGCCATCGTCGCGCCGTTTGCAGGCTCACCGTCGGCGGGCTTGACCACCACCTGCACGGGCAGGCCGTACTTGCGCGCGAACTCGAAGTCGCGCTGATCGTGCGCGGGCACCGCCATGATCGCGCCGGTGCCGTAGCCGCCGAGCACGAAGTTGGCGACCCACACGGGCACCGTCTCGCCCGTGAACGGGTTCATCACGCGGCGGCCGGTGTCGAAGCCTTCCTTCTCCACCTCGCCGGACATGCGGCCCAGGCGGTCCTGCTGGCGGAACCGCTCGGCCTGCTTGCGGAACGCCGCAGGGTCGGGCGACTCGCTGGCGAACTTCTCCACGAGCTCGTGCTCGGGCGCGATCAGCACGAACGTCGCACCGTAAATGGTGTCGATGCGGGTCGTGAAGATCTCGATGCCCTCGGCGGTGGCGCGGCCCTGCTCGTCGGCGATCGGGAACGTGGCCTGCACGCCCTCCGACTTGCCGATCCAGTTGCGCTGCATCGTCAGGACCTTCTCGGGCCAGTCGGGCAGCCGGTTGGTGCCCTCGAGCAGTTCCTCGGCGTAGTGCGTGATGCGCAGGAACCACTGCTCGAGCTCACGCGAGGTGACGTGGCTGCCGCAGCGCCAGCAGGCGCCGTCGATCACCTGCTCGTTGGCGAGCACGGTGAGGCAGCTCGGGCACCAGTTGACGGTCGAGCGACGGCGGTACGCCAGGTCGCGCTCGGCCATGCGGATGAACAGCCACTGGTTCCAGCGGTAGTAGTCGGGCAGGCACGTGGCCAGCTCCCGGCCCCACGCGTACGAGATGCCGAGGCGCTGCAGCTGCCCCTTCATGTACGCGATGTTGTCGAGCGTCCACTTCTCCGGGTGGAGGTTGTTCTTGATGGCCGCGTTCTCGGCCGGCAGGCCGAATGCATCCCAGCCGAAGGGGTGCAGGACGTTGGCGCCCTGCATGCGCTTCAGGCGGGCGACCACGTCCCCGATCATGTAGTTGCGGACGTGGCCCACATGGGCGCGGCCCGAGGGGTACGCGAACATTTCGAGGCAGTAGAACGACGGTTTGGACGCGTCCTCGGAGACCTCGAAGGCCCCCGTCGCGGTCCAGCGTTCCTGCCACTTCTTCTCGATGATTTGCGGGGAATAGTCGGCCACGGCTAGATCAGACAGTATAGCGGCAGGGCGGCGCCTCCGGCCCCGCCACTGCCGCTCTCCTGTCAATGCCGCAATGCCGGGAATGCCGAAAGGGCAAAGGAGAAGCCAAGACAGAGGTGTAGGCGTCGGCCTTGGCCGACGCGCGCCGGTCCAAGGCCACCCCGAAGGCCCAAGGCCGACCGACGAAGGCCGTCTCCCGGCGCCGTGCGAAGCGGGGCGCCGCGTGTGCTAGCGTGTCGCGCCATGCAACGCTTCCGAGCCCTGAGCCTGGCCCTGTCGCTGGCCGGGGTGCCGGCGCTGGCCGTCGCCCAGACGCCTGCCTCCCTCCCCCGTCCCGAGTTCCCCAACCCGCAGTTCGAGCGGAAGGACTGGCTTTCCCTGAACGGCCCATGGCGGTTCGCGTTCGACGACGCCGATGCCGGCCTGCGAGAGGGGTGGGCCGCAGGCACCACAAAGCTGGACCGCACGATCCTCGTGCCGTTCGCCTTCGAGAGCCGGAAGAGCGGCATCGCCGACACGCGCTTCCACCCGGTGGTCTGGTACCAGCGCGACGTGACCGTGCCGGCCGCCTGG from Luteitalea sp. TBR-22 includes:
- the leuS gene encoding leucine--tRNA ligase, whose amino-acid sequence is MADYSPQIIEKKWQERWTATGAFEVSEDASKPSFYCLEMFAYPSGRAHVGHVRNYMIGDVVARLKRMQGANVLHPFGWDAFGLPAENAAIKNNLHPEKWTLDNIAYMKGQLQRLGISYAWGRELATCLPDYYRWNQWLFIRMAERDLAYRRRSTVNWCPSCLTVLANEQVIDGACWRCGSHVTSRELEQWFLRITHYAEELLEGTNRLPDWPEKVLTMQRNWIGKSEGVQATFPIADEQGRATAEGIEIFTTRIDTIYGATFVLIAPEHELVEKFASESPDPAAFRKQAERFRQQDRLGRMSGEVEKEGFDTGRRVMNPFTGETVPVWVANFVLGGYGTGAIMAVPAHDQRDFEFARKYGLPVQVVVKPADGEPANGATMAEAFTEYGVSVNSDEFSGLPTEQAWQKMAASAEARGIGKKTIQYRLKDWGVSRQRYWGTPIPMIHCPTCGVVPVPDDQLPVVLPKIVEFTGKGESPLAQLPEFVNVSCPKCGGAARRETDTMDTFFDSSWYFYRFTDAKNDQQAFDPARCNYWAPVDFYSGGVEHAILHLIYSRFFARVFRDLGMVSHDEPFARLLTQGMVLKDGQVMSKSKGNVVDPDEMIAKFGADALRLYVMFVAPPEKEVEWTDTGLEGSYRFLTRVWRFVEPLAATLATAPAVDGVGEFSEVERALRRKTHQAVEKVTGDLYPRVQLNTAISGLMVLVNELYAFGEATGLFKPGRRAAGAEQPVGTDVPASTLAAAREAVEALVRLLSPFAPHMAEELWEMLGHTDGIVAAGWPTSDAAVAAEEAVEMPVQVNGKVRGRVVVPAGSPDDVVQAAALADPNVKAHTDGKTIVKVIVAAGRLVSVVVK